The following proteins are encoded in a genomic region of Leifsonia psychrotolerans:
- the crtI gene encoding phytoene desaturase family protein yields the protein MSAAPLHPRTVVIGGGIAGLASAALLAREGHEVTLLEARSTLGGRVGVWEADGFRFDTGPSWYLMPEVFEHFFRLFGRSAATELTLTRLDPGYRVYFEAGGEPLDIASDRKRNEAVFEAVEPGAGAALGRYLDSAEDTYRTSVDRFLYSSFTAVRPFLVREILGRAARLGRLLLQPLDRFAAGYVRDPRLRQVLGYPAVFLGSSPAQTPALYHLMSHLDLADGVLYPQGGFGTVIERIAALAAAEGVTVISDARVTKILTRPTSRKKPAISGVRYQNAQGATVELPADIVVSGADLHHTETELVDEPLRTYPERWWKGRISGPGAVLVMLGVQGELPPLAHHTLFFTTDWDDNFGRIFGAHPSVPDPASFYVCMPSATDSTVAPEGCSNLFLLVPVPADPGLGHGGIDGGGSPAVEAIADRAIAQLADWSGIPDLTERILVRRTVGPANFADDLNSWKGGALGPAHTLRQSAFFRGSNMSKRITGLYYAGGSTIPGIGLPMCLISAEILLKRIRGDVSTTPLPER from the coding sequence ATGAGCGCTGCACCACTCCACCCCCGCACCGTTGTGATCGGCGGGGGGATTGCAGGTCTGGCCAGCGCCGCACTTCTCGCACGCGAAGGACACGAGGTCACCCTCCTCGAAGCCAGAAGCACGCTGGGCGGACGAGTTGGCGTGTGGGAGGCCGACGGTTTCCGTTTCGACACCGGACCGTCGTGGTATCTGATGCCCGAGGTCTTCGAGCACTTCTTTCGGCTCTTCGGGCGCAGTGCCGCCACGGAGCTCACTCTGACTCGGCTCGATCCGGGCTACCGGGTCTACTTTGAAGCCGGCGGCGAACCACTCGACATCGCGAGCGATAGAAAGCGCAACGAAGCCGTATTCGAAGCCGTCGAGCCCGGAGCCGGAGCCGCCCTCGGCCGCTATCTCGACTCCGCCGAAGACACCTACCGCACCTCGGTCGACCGCTTCCTCTATTCGAGCTTCACTGCCGTGCGCCCTTTTCTGGTGCGGGAAATCCTCGGCCGGGCCGCCCGGCTGGGTCGACTGCTTCTGCAACCGCTAGACCGGTTCGCGGCAGGGTATGTGCGAGACCCGCGGTTGCGCCAAGTGCTCGGCTACCCCGCGGTCTTTCTCGGTTCATCTCCGGCGCAAACACCGGCGCTGTACCACCTGATGAGCCACCTTGACCTCGCCGACGGCGTTCTCTACCCGCAGGGTGGTTTCGGCACGGTGATCGAGCGCATTGCGGCGCTGGCCGCTGCCGAAGGCGTCACTGTCATTTCTGATGCCCGGGTGACCAAGATCCTCACTCGGCCGACGTCACGCAAGAAACCCGCGATCTCGGGAGTGCGTTACCAGAACGCACAGGGCGCGACGGTTGAGCTGCCCGCCGACATCGTTGTCTCCGGTGCTGACCTGCACCACACCGAGACCGAACTTGTCGACGAACCCCTGCGCACCTATCCAGAACGCTGGTGGAAGGGCCGCATCTCCGGCCCCGGCGCCGTGCTCGTGATGCTCGGTGTGCAGGGCGAACTCCCTCCCCTGGCCCACCACACCCTGTTCTTCACCACCGACTGGGATGACAATTTCGGCCGCATCTTCGGCGCACACCCCTCGGTGCCCGACCCTGCCTCGTTCTATGTCTGCATGCCCAGCGCGACCGACTCGACAGTCGCTCCCGAAGGCTGTTCGAACCTGTTTCTGCTTGTGCCGGTGCCGGCCGACCCCGGTTTGGGTCATGGCGGAATTGACGGCGGCGGTTCGCCTGCTGTCGAGGCAATCGCCGACCGCGCCATTGCACAACTCGCCGACTGGTCCGGAATTCCGGATCTCACCGAGCGCATTCTGGTTCGTCGCACCGTCGGTCCGGCCAACTTCGCCGACGACCTCAACTCGTGGAAGGGTGGCGCGCTGGGACCGGCTCACACGCTGCGTCAGAGCGCATTCTTTCGCGGCTCGAACATGTCCAAGCGGATCACCGGCCTCTACTATGCGGGCGGAAGCACCATCCCCGGCATCGGACTACCCATGTGCCTGATCAGCGCCGAGATCCTCCTCAAGCGCATTCGCGGAGACGTGAGTACCACCCCGTTGCCGGAGCGCTGA
- a CDS encoding lycopene cyclase domain-containing protein, with product MGFLYLLILVVSLGAMVLLDWRFRLFFWRQPVRATLVLGLGVVFFLVWDLFGIRLGIFYRGETQLLTGLLLAPELPVEELFFLTFLCYLTMNLIGLVRLIGSRPRQ from the coding sequence ATGGGATTCCTCTACCTGCTCATCCTCGTCGTGTCGCTCGGCGCGATGGTGCTTCTCGATTGGCGGTTTCGGCTCTTCTTCTGGCGGCAGCCGGTGCGGGCCACCCTCGTGCTCGGTCTCGGCGTTGTCTTCTTTCTCGTCTGGGATCTGTTCGGAATTCGGCTGGGCATCTTCTACCGCGGTGAGACGCAGCTGCTGACCGGGTTGCTGCTCGCACCCGAGCTCCCGGTCGAAGAACTCTTCTTTCTCACCTTCCTCTGCTACCTCACCATGAACCTGATCGGGCTCGTGCGTCTCATCGGGAGCAGGCCACGCCAATGA
- a CDS encoding lycopene cyclase domain-containing protein: MTYLLVNLVFLTVALAAWLIAVGLRRLDRRVVIASGIALIVVFVLTAVFDTVMIAVGLFSYDPAHHLGILIGLAPIEDFAYPLGAALLLPALWGLFGGRDE; encoded by the coding sequence ATGACCTATCTGCTCGTGAACCTGGTGTTCCTCACCGTCGCTCTCGCCGCCTGGCTGATCGCGGTGGGCCTGCGTCGCCTGGACCGGCGCGTTGTGATCGCCTCCGGGATCGCTCTCATCGTCGTCTTCGTGCTGACTGCCGTCTTCGACACGGTCATGATCGCCGTCGGGTTGTTCAGCTATGACCCGGCCCATCATCTCGGCATCCTGATTGGCCTGGCTCCGATCGAAGACTTCGCTTATCCGCTCGGAGCCGCACTGCTGCTGCCCGCACTCTGGGGATTGTTTGGAGGCCGTGATGAGTGA
- a CDS encoding prenyltransferase: MSEIKAGPASGPWATTRQVLLSSRPLSWINTAYPFAAACLLTTGRVDALLIVGTLFFLIPYNLLMYGINDVFDYESDLRNPRKGGVEGALLDPRVHRTVVIAGVVTSAPFLVALIVLGRDSSPWAWLVLALSLFAVVAYSAPGLRFKEVPFLDSITSSIHFVSPAVFGLVLTGATFTPALIAVLVAFFFWGTASHAFGAVQDVGPDREAGIGSIATVLGASPTVRLSLSLWAAAGALMLVTPWPGPIFAVLAVPYILTAFPWRRVSDERSAEANAGWRRFLWLNYACGFVVTMVLIARAFALAI, from the coding sequence ATGAGTGAGATCAAGGCCGGCCCGGCTTCCGGACCCTGGGCGACGACCCGCCAGGTGTTGCTCTCGTCACGGCCGCTCAGCTGGATCAACACGGCATATCCGTTCGCCGCGGCGTGCCTCTTGACGACGGGCCGCGTCGATGCCCTGCTCATCGTCGGCACCCTGTTCTTTCTGATCCCCTACAACCTGCTGATGTACGGCATCAACGATGTCTTTGATTACGAATCAGATCTGCGCAATCCTCGAAAGGGCGGAGTGGAGGGCGCCCTGCTCGACCCCCGCGTGCATCGCACCGTCGTGATCGCGGGGGTGGTCACATCCGCACCGTTCCTCGTCGCACTGATCGTGCTGGGCCGTGACTCATCGCCGTGGGCATGGCTCGTGTTGGCACTCAGCCTGTTTGCCGTTGTCGCCTATTCCGCGCCCGGCCTGCGCTTCAAAGAGGTGCCCTTTCTCGATTCAATTACCTCGAGCATCCACTTCGTCAGCCCGGCCGTGTTCGGTCTCGTGCTCACCGGCGCGACGTTCACCCCGGCCCTGATCGCCGTGCTTGTCGCCTTTTTCTTCTGGGGCACGGCAAGCCATGCGTTTGGCGCCGTGCAGGATGTCGGACCCGATCGTGAGGCCGGAATCGGCTCGATCGCCACGGTACTCGGCGCCTCACCGACCGTGCGTCTGTCACTGTCGCTCTGGGCCGCCGCCGGCGCCCTGATGCTTGTCACTCCGTGGCCGGGGCCGATTTTCGCCGTGCTGGCGGTGCCGTACATTCTGACGGCCTTCCCCTGGCGCCGGGTCAGCGACGAGCGCTCCGCGGAGGCCAACGCCGGCTGGCGGCGATTCCTCTGGCTGAACTACGCCTGCGGCTTCGTCGTGACGATGGTGCTCATCGCGCGCGCGTTCGCACTCGCGATTTAG
- the menD gene encoding 2-succinyl-5-enolpyruvyl-6-hydroxy-3-cyclohexene-1-carboxylic-acid synthase encodes MSEPTPGTSPATTFSVALLGEFVRAGVRDLVLSPGSRSQALALAAAELERIGLLRLHVRIDERGAGFLALGLAVESGRAVLLVTTSGTAVANLHPAVLEAHHSGVPLIVLAADRPEEMRGIGSNQTTDQPGLFGSSTRLMRDVPAPVAAELTDAGAHAESVAALVQSACDAATGRVSLNPGPVHLNLAFREPLSSALVLEEAAVAPSAVAPAPVGPATVAIDSAAASASSPPLLLGPGLRTVVVAGHGAGAAAEEFARSVGWPLLAEVSSGARFGPNLVVAYRELLQSDDFGALVERVVVFGHPTLSREVPALIQREGVETIVVSPAGTEWYNPGHRVTQFARAIAADEASVAVVGTPAAREWLGRWVMTSRSFVREQAAQNDTPLSERGITRAELAALRAPVTREMLVDAVWRASWPHDRLVFGASRLIREADRRVTGKKIQVHANRGLAGIDGTIATALGIALASQGGTEEPRSTGTTRLLLGDLAFLHDVGSLLIPPGEHQPRIQIVVGNDGGGSIFDGLEVADTAPASSLDRVLFTPQQVDLSALAAAYGWAYSRAATRSDLERELTTPPANPSILEVPLAR; translated from the coding sequence GTGAGCGAACCGACACCAGGCACGAGCCCGGCCACGACGTTCAGCGTCGCGCTGCTCGGCGAGTTCGTGCGCGCGGGGGTACGCGATCTCGTCCTCAGCCCGGGCTCTCGTTCGCAAGCGTTGGCGCTGGCTGCGGCTGAGTTGGAGCGCATCGGCCTGCTTCGTCTGCACGTGCGCATCGACGAACGCGGGGCCGGGTTTCTCGCGCTCGGCCTGGCGGTCGAGTCAGGCCGTGCGGTTCTGCTCGTCACGACATCGGGAACCGCCGTGGCCAATCTGCACCCCGCTGTGTTGGAGGCGCACCACTCGGGCGTGCCACTGATTGTGCTGGCGGCCGACCGACCCGAAGAGATGCGTGGCATTGGCTCCAACCAGACCACCGACCAGCCCGGACTGTTCGGCAGTTCGACACGTCTGATGCGTGACGTGCCGGCACCGGTCGCGGCTGAGCTGACGGATGCCGGCGCGCACGCTGAGTCGGTCGCGGCGCTGGTGCAGAGTGCGTGTGACGCGGCAACCGGGCGGGTCAGCCTGAACCCGGGGCCGGTGCACCTGAATCTGGCCTTCCGAGAGCCGCTGTCATCGGCCCTCGTGCTTGAGGAGGCGGCCGTCGCCCCCTCGGCCGTCGCCCCCGCCCCCGTCGGCCCCGCCACCGTTGCGATCGATTCGGCTGCGGCGTCCGCATCCTCGCCACCACTCCTCCTTGGTCCCGGCCTGCGCACCGTCGTTGTCGCCGGCCACGGGGCAGGGGCCGCTGCCGAGGAATTCGCCCGTTCGGTCGGCTGGCCGCTCCTAGCGGAGGTGTCGAGTGGCGCGCGATTCGGCCCGAATCTGGTCGTGGCCTATCGTGAGCTGCTGCAGAGCGATGACTTCGGAGCGCTCGTCGAGCGCGTCGTCGTCTTCGGCCACCCCACGCTCAGCCGTGAGGTTCCGGCGCTGATCCAGCGCGAGGGCGTCGAGACGATCGTCGTGTCGCCGGCCGGCACGGAGTGGTACAACCCGGGCCATCGCGTGACTCAGTTCGCGCGTGCGATCGCGGCGGACGAGGCATCCGTCGCCGTCGTGGGCACCCCGGCGGCGCGCGAATGGCTCGGACGCTGGGTGATGACCAGCCGGAGTTTCGTGCGGGAACAGGCCGCGCAGAACGACACCCCCCTGAGTGAGCGCGGAATCACGCGCGCCGAACTTGCTGCCCTGCGGGCGCCGGTGACCCGCGAGATGCTGGTGGATGCCGTGTGGCGCGCGTCCTGGCCGCATGACCGTCTGGTCTTCGGAGCCTCACGCCTGATCAGGGAGGCCGACCGCCGGGTGACGGGCAAGAAGATTCAGGTGCACGCCAACCGGGGGCTTGCGGGCATCGACGGCACGATCGCAACGGCGCTCGGTATTGCGCTCGCCAGCCAGGGCGGGACCGAGGAGCCTCGCTCGACCGGAACGACTCGGTTGCTGCTGGGCGATCTGGCGTTTCTGCACGACGTCGGGTCGCTGCTCATCCCACCCGGTGAGCATCAGCCGCGAATTCAGATTGTGGTCGGCAATGATGGCGGCGGCAGCATCTTCGACGGCCTCGAAGTGGCCGACACCGCGCCGGCATCGAGCCTGGACCGGGTGCTGTTCACCCCGCAGCAGGTGGATTTGTCCGCGCTCGCCGCTGCTTACGGCTGGGCCTATTCCCGCGCGGCCACCCGCAGCGACCTCGAGCGTGAGCTCACGACGCCGCCGGCGAACCCCAGCATCCTCGAGGTACCGCTCGCGCGCTAA
- a CDS encoding PLDc N-terminal domain-containing protein, translating into MARVWFLLGLMVVVLTVYTLVDAAMLQRERIRGLPRWAWILVILIIPVIGPFLWLSVGRGRRSASAGRGTRSLAPDDDPDFLKGLDVKATQEQRIRQLEQELADLDKPDPHGNGGKPTRPGTAGTSGAAGSATADGSAGVPPKNNDTGDGETPGRRDA; encoded by the coding sequence ATGGCACGCGTCTGGTTCCTTCTCGGTTTGATGGTCGTCGTATTGACCGTCTATACGCTCGTGGATGCCGCGATGCTGCAGCGCGAGAGAATTCGCGGCCTGCCGCGGTGGGCATGGATTCTCGTGATCCTCATCATCCCGGTGATCGGCCCGTTCTTGTGGCTTAGCGTCGGGCGCGGTCGCCGTTCGGCCTCGGCCGGGCGGGGAACGCGTTCACTCGCCCCCGACGACGATCCCGACTTTCTCAAGGGCCTCGACGTGAAGGCCACGCAGGAGCAACGCATCCGCCAGCTGGAGCAAGAGCTCGCTGACCTCGACAAGCCCGACCCGCACGGTAACGGCGGAAAGCCCACGCGACCCGGAACCGCCGGCACAAGCGGAGCCGCCGGATCGGCCACCGCCGACGGATCGGCCGGTGTGCCACCCAAGAACAACGACACGGGCGACGGCGAGACGCCCGGCCGCCGCGACGCCTGA
- a CDS encoding DUF4229 domain-containing protein: MKAVPVWVYYSVLRIVLFAVPLAILLALRVEWWLSALLAALIGLCLSYIFLRRSRNAMSSDLYAARHPEKEPISDDAASEDAAIDLAAAEDAASVSTTATISQASEGERKPE, translated from the coding sequence ATGAAGGCTGTCCCCGTTTGGGTTTACTACTCCGTGCTGCGCATCGTGCTGTTTGCCGTACCGCTCGCCATCCTGCTCGCGCTGCGGGTCGAGTGGTGGCTGTCCGCCCTTCTCGCCGCGCTGATCGGGCTGTGCCTGTCGTACATCTTCCTGCGCAGGTCCCGCAATGCCATGTCGAGCGACCTCTACGCTGCCCGACACCCCGAGAAAGAGCCGATCAGTGACGACGCTGCAAGCGAGGACGCCGCAATCGACCTCGCTGCGGCTGAGGACGCGGCATCCGTTTCAACGACCGCGACCATCTCACAGGCGTCAGAGGGCGAACGCAAGCCCGAGTAG
- a CDS encoding 1,4-dihydroxy-2-naphthoate polyprenyltransferase, translating into MSNKRTGTSGNPARRHTGVSKNPAHVKPATLGDWVSGARLRTLPLAIAPVAIGTGAAVVASGPGIFHPVRAVLALLVALFLQIAVNYANDYSDGIRGTDAFRVGPARLTGSGAAKPATVLKVALVFFGLAAVAGLTLVILSQHWWLLAVGAVAILAAWFYTGGKKPYGYSGLGELFVFVFFGLVATLGTTYVQVGTINTESWLGAVGIGLISCAVLMVNNIRDIATDAAAGKRTLAVRLGNRAARVAYCVFLLVPFVIVGFFTLFYPLAFFTFFMLLLALPAVLITVTAKTSRELILALKLTSFAGLGYGLLLGLAFAL; encoded by the coding sequence ATGTCGAACAAGCGCACCGGCACGTCGGGCAACCCGGCACGTCGGCACACGGGAGTGAGTAAGAACCCGGCGCACGTGAAGCCGGCGACGCTGGGCGACTGGGTCAGCGGGGCGCGCCTGCGCACGCTGCCCCTGGCCATCGCGCCCGTCGCGATCGGTACCGGAGCCGCCGTTGTGGCCAGCGGGCCCGGAATCTTCCACCCGGTGCGGGCCGTGCTCGCCCTGCTGGTGGCACTGTTTCTGCAGATCGCCGTGAACTACGCGAACGACTACTCGGACGGCATCCGGGGCACCGACGCATTCCGCGTGGGCCCGGCTCGGCTCACCGGCTCGGGGGCGGCAAAACCGGCAACCGTGCTGAAGGTTGCCCTGGTCTTCTTCGGCCTCGCCGCCGTCGCCGGCCTCACCCTCGTGATTCTGAGCCAGCACTGGTGGCTGCTCGCGGTCGGCGCCGTTGCCATCCTTGCCGCCTGGTTCTACACCGGCGGCAAGAAGCCCTACGGCTATTCCGGGCTCGGCGAACTGTTCGTCTTCGTCTTCTTCGGACTGGTGGCCACCCTCGGAACCACCTATGTGCAGGTGGGCACGATCAACACCGAGAGCTGGCTCGGCGCCGTCGGAATCGGCCTCATCTCGTGTGCCGTGCTGATGGTGAACAACATCCGCGACATCGCAACCGACGCGGCCGCGGGCAAACGCACCCTCGCCGTGCGACTGGGCAACCGAGCCGCGCGCGTGGCCTACTGCGTGTTCCTGCTGGTGCCGTTCGTGATCGTCGGGTTCTTCACACTCTTCTACCCGTTGGCATTCTTCACGTTCTTTATGCTGCTGTTGGCACTGCCCGCCGTGTTGATCACGGTGACCGCGAAGACCTCACGCGAGCTGATTCTGGCGCTGAAGCTCACGAGCTTCGCCGGTCTCGGCTACGGGCTGCTACTCGGGCTTGCGTTCGCCCTCTGA
- a CDS encoding AMP-binding protein: MSRALVTVSATQPVDVLAALRAALSGDGPAVLPVPGTSGTPGTSGTPGTSGTPGTSGSLGTPDASGTPDAPGESGRVPQSVAVVIETSGSTAEPKRVMLSTDALLSGAAATSAALGGDGQWLLAVPAHYVAGVQVLVRSIAAHTTPIILPSGHFDPEVFADYAELLTEPRLYTSLVPVQFARLLEAADVSPRVLAVVRRFSAILVGGQAIRPELVARAAELDLNLVRTYGSSETAGGCVYNGVPIGDTRVRIVGGELELSGSVLAQGYWNDVKRTRERFVDEHGVRWYRTGDLGEVDAAGAVRVLGRADNVIISGGEKVSLDAVERVLRALPGCGDAVVLAASDSEWGQVPVVVAAGGNGEQADIRRTQIRLEQIRQAVGTALGKAARPARLVIVPVIPLLASGKPDRQSLIELVRGESHASGR, translated from the coding sequence TCGACGTTCTCGCGGCTCTCCGGGCGGCGCTCTCCGGCGATGGTCCTGCGGTGCTCCCGGTACCGGGCACGTCGGGTACGCCGGGCACGTCGGGTACGCCGGGCACGTCGGGTACGCCGGGCACGTCGGGCTCGTTGGGAACGCCAGATGCGTCGGGCACGCCGGATGCGCCGGGCGAGAGCGGCCGCGTTCCGCAGTCGGTGGCGGTCGTGATCGAGACGTCGGGGTCGACGGCCGAACCCAAGCGCGTCATGCTCAGCACCGACGCCCTGCTGTCGGGGGCTGCGGCCACGAGTGCGGCGCTCGGCGGCGACGGGCAGTGGCTGTTGGCGGTTCCGGCTCACTATGTGGCTGGAGTGCAGGTTCTCGTGCGCTCGATCGCCGCCCATACCACGCCGATCATTCTGCCCAGCGGGCACTTCGACCCCGAGGTGTTCGCCGACTACGCCGAATTGCTCACCGAGCCCCGGCTCTACACCTCTCTGGTTCCCGTGCAATTCGCTCGCCTTCTCGAGGCGGCCGACGTCAGCCCACGGGTGCTGGCCGTCGTTCGCCGCTTCAGCGCGATCCTCGTCGGCGGCCAGGCCATCCGGCCCGAGCTCGTCGCGCGCGCGGCCGAGCTCGATCTGAATCTGGTGCGCACCTACGGTTCGTCCGAAACCGCCGGCGGCTGCGTCTACAACGGAGTGCCGATCGGTGACACGCGCGTGCGCATCGTCGGCGGCGAACTCGAACTGTCGGGCTCGGTGCTCGCACAGGGCTATTGGAACGACGTCAAGCGCACCCGGGAGCGGTTCGTCGATGAGCACGGCGTGCGCTGGTATCGCACAGGGGACCTCGGCGAGGTGGATGCCGCAGGTGCGGTGCGCGTGCTCGGCCGCGCCGACAACGTGATCATCTCCGGCGGCGAGAAAGTCTCGCTCGATGCCGTCGAACGGGTGCTGCGCGCACTGCCCGGATGCGGTGACGCCGTCGTGCTCGCCGCATCCGATTCCGAATGGGGGCAGGTGCCGGTGGTCGTCGCGGCGGGAGGGAACGGCGAGCAGGCCGACATCCGTCGCACCCAGATTCGGTTGGAGCAGATTCGGCAGGCTGTGGGCACGGCGCTCGGCAAGGCTGCGCGGCCGGCTCGGCTGGTGATCGTACCGGTGATCCCGCTGCTGGCATCGGGCAAACCCGACAGGCAGTCGCTCATCGAGCTGGTGCGCGGAGAGTCCCACGCATCCGGCCGCTAA